In one window of Anser cygnoides isolate HZ-2024a breed goose chromosome 3, Taihu_goose_T2T_genome, whole genome shotgun sequence DNA:
- the LGALS8 gene encoding galectin-8 isoform X1 yields the protein MMSLDGPQKKIINPVIPYIGTILGGLVPGELIVIHGSVPDDADRFQVDLQCGSSIKPRADVAFHFNPRFKRSGCIVCNTLEREKWGWEEITYEMPFQKGKSFEVAIMILKDKFQVTVNKKHLLLYNHRISLQRIDTLGISGKVHIKSIEFVSNSVQGSQPSSLGVTKISTENGEMPDGSQFGVPYTGKLDSALRPGCTIAIKGEMNKNPKSFAINLKSSESKDIALHLNPRMKNKVFVRNSYLRDSWGEEEREVTNFPFSPGMYFELIIFCDAHQFKVAVNGVHILEYKHRFKQLEKIDLLEVTGDVQLLDVRSW from the exons ATGATGTCCTTGGATGGGCCgcagaagaaaatcattaaCCCG GTCATTCCGTATATTGGGACAATTCTTGGTGGCCTTGTTCCTGGAGAGCTGATTGTGATACACGGGAGTGTTCCTGATGATGCAGACAG gTTCCAGGTGGATTTACAGTGTGGCAGTAGTATAAAGCCTCGAGCTGATGTGGCCTTTCATTTCAACCCTCGCTTCAAAAGGTCTGGCTGCATTGTTTGCAACACACTGGAGAGGGAAAAATGGGGCTGGGAAGAGATCACCTATGAGATGCCTTTTCAAAAAGGGAAGTCATTTGAGGTTGCCATCATGATTTTAAAGGATAAATTCCAG GTGACTGTAAACAAGAAGCACTTGCTGCTCTACAATCACAGAATTAGCCTTCAAAGAATAGATACTCTGGGAATATCTGGCAAAGTGCACATCAAAAGTATAGAGTTTGTTTCCAAT tctgtaCAAGGCTCACAGCCATCATCTCTAGGAGTAACAAAGATAAGCACAGAAAAT ggGGAAATGCCAGATGGTTCACAATTC GGAGTTCCTTACACTGGGAAACTTGATTCTGCACTTCGTCCGGGATGCACAATCGCTATTAAAggagaaatgaataaaaacccAAAGAG CTTTGCAATAAATCTGAAATCAAGTGAGTCGAAGGACATAGCACTACATCTGAATCCCCGAATGAAGAATAAAGTTTTTGTGAGAAACTCTTACCTTCGTGACAgctggggagaagaagaaagggaagttACCAATTTCCCTTTCAGTCCAGGGATGTACTTTGAG cTGATCATATTCTGTGATGCCCACCAGTTCAAAGTTGCTGTTAATGGTGTTCACATTCTGGAATACAAGCATCGCTTTAAACAACTGGAAAAGATCGACCTGCTGGAAGTCACAGGAGATGTTCAATTGTTAGATGTGAGGAGCTGGTAG
- the EDARADD gene encoding ectodysplasin-A receptor-associated adapter protein isoform X3 — MTEKYPVQDTGVPKDEEYLTDQVTLEIASVNIRSLTSDTGLVQQPENKDTQNHTDESLSDLKKSCKENGTCSLCLFRAPTISDMLNDEDLLYTVRLKLDPCHPTVKNWRNLASKWGMTYDELCFLEQKPQSPTLEFLLRNSDRTVEQLIELCKFYKRIDVVKVLLKWVEEEWPKRGNRNYQNDL, encoded by the exons ATG ACTGAAAAATATCCCGTCCAAGATACAGGAGTACCTAAAG ATGAGGAATACCTAACAGATCAAGTAACATTGGAAATTGCATCTGTGAACATCCGGAGTCTTACGTCAGATACTGGCCTAGTCCAACAG CCAGAAAACAAAGACACGCAAAACCATACTGATGAATCACTTTCAG ATCTcaagaaaagctgcaaagaaaatggCACCTGCTCCTTGTGCTTATTTCGTGCACCGACCATCAGTGACATGCTCAATGATGAAGACTTGTTGTACACAGTGAGGCTAAAGCTGGATCCCTGCCATCCAACTGTGAAAAACTGGAGAAACTTAGCAAGCAAGTGGGGGATGACTTATGATGAATTGTGTTTCCTTGAACAGAAGCCCCAGAGTCCTACCTTGGAGTTCTTGCTACGGAATAGCGACAGGACTGTGGAGCAGCTGATTGAGCTCTGTAAATTTTATAAGAGAATTGATGTTGTGAAAGTGCTGCTGAAATGGGTGGAGGAGGAATGGCCCAAGAGAGGAAACAGAAATTACCAGAATGACTTGTAG
- the EDARADD gene encoding ectodysplasin-A receptor-associated adapter protein isoform X2, which translates to MAAPRDPLPPDHGAKEPVEDTDPSTLSLTMTEKYPVQDTGVPKDEEYLTDQVTLEIASVNIRSLTSDTGLVQQPENKDTQNHTDESLSDLKKSCKENGTCSLCLFRAPTISDMLNDEDLLYTVRLKLDPCHPTVKNWRNLASKWGMTYDELCFLEQKPQSPTLEFLLRNSDRTVEQLIELCKFYKRIDVVKVLLKWVEEEWPKRGNRNYQNDL; encoded by the exons ATCACGGAGCAAAAGAGCCAGTAGAGGATACAGATCCAAGCACTCTTTCCTTAACAATG ACTGAAAAATATCCCGTCCAAGATACAGGAGTACCTAAAG ATGAGGAATACCTAACAGATCAAGTAACATTGGAAATTGCATCTGTGAACATCCGGAGTCTTACGTCAGATACTGGCCTAGTCCAACAG CCAGAAAACAAAGACACGCAAAACCATACTGATGAATCACTTTCAG ATCTcaagaaaagctgcaaagaaaatggCACCTGCTCCTTGTGCTTATTTCGTGCACCGACCATCAGTGACATGCTCAATGATGAAGACTTGTTGTACACAGTGAGGCTAAAGCTGGATCCCTGCCATCCAACTGTGAAAAACTGGAGAAACTTAGCAAGCAAGTGGGGGATGACTTATGATGAATTGTGTTTCCTTGAACAGAAGCCCCAGAGTCCTACCTTGGAGTTCTTGCTACGGAATAGCGACAGGACTGTGGAGCAGCTGATTGAGCTCTGTAAATTTTATAAGAGAATTGATGTTGTGAAAGTGCTGCTGAAATGGGTGGAGGAGGAATGGCCCAAGAGAGGAAACAGAAATTACCAGAATGACTTGTAG
- the EDARADD gene encoding ectodysplasin-A receptor-associated adapter protein isoform X1, which yields MAAPRDPLPPADHGAKEPVEDTDPSTLSLTMTEKYPVQDTGVPKDEEYLTDQVTLEIASVNIRSLTSDTGLVQQPENKDTQNHTDESLSDLKKSCKENGTCSLCLFRAPTISDMLNDEDLLYTVRLKLDPCHPTVKNWRNLASKWGMTYDELCFLEQKPQSPTLEFLLRNSDRTVEQLIELCKFYKRIDVVKVLLKWVEEEWPKRGNRNYQNDL from the exons CAGATCACGGAGCAAAAGAGCCAGTAGAGGATACAGATCCAAGCACTCTTTCCTTAACAATG ACTGAAAAATATCCCGTCCAAGATACAGGAGTACCTAAAG ATGAGGAATACCTAACAGATCAAGTAACATTGGAAATTGCATCTGTGAACATCCGGAGTCTTACGTCAGATACTGGCCTAGTCCAACAG CCAGAAAACAAAGACACGCAAAACCATACTGATGAATCACTTTCAG ATCTcaagaaaagctgcaaagaaaatggCACCTGCTCCTTGTGCTTATTTCGTGCACCGACCATCAGTGACATGCTCAATGATGAAGACTTGTTGTACACAGTGAGGCTAAAGCTGGATCCCTGCCATCCAACTGTGAAAAACTGGAGAAACTTAGCAAGCAAGTGGGGGATGACTTATGATGAATTGTGTTTCCTTGAACAGAAGCCCCAGAGTCCTACCTTGGAGTTCTTGCTACGGAATAGCGACAGGACTGTGGAGCAGCTGATTGAGCTCTGTAAATTTTATAAGAGAATTGATGTTGTGAAAGTGCTGCTGAAATGGGTGGAGGAGGAATGGCCCAAGAGAGGAAACAGAAATTACCAGAATGACTTGTAG
- the LGALS8 gene encoding galectin-8 isoform X2 — protein MMSLDGPQKKIINPVIPYIGTILGGLVPGELIVIHGSVPDDADRFQVDLQCGSSIKPRADVAFHFNPRFKRSGCIVCNTLEREKWGWEEITYEMPFQKGKSFEVAIMILKDKFQVTVNKKHLLLYNHRISLQRIDTLGISGKVHIKSIEFVSNGEMPDGSQFGVPYTGKLDSALRPGCTIAIKGEMNKNPKSFAINLKSSESKDIALHLNPRMKNKVFVRNSYLRDSWGEEEREVTNFPFSPGMYFELIIFCDAHQFKVAVNGVHILEYKHRFKQLEKIDLLEVTGDVQLLDVRSW, from the exons ATGATGTCCTTGGATGGGCCgcagaagaaaatcattaaCCCG GTCATTCCGTATATTGGGACAATTCTTGGTGGCCTTGTTCCTGGAGAGCTGATTGTGATACACGGGAGTGTTCCTGATGATGCAGACAG gTTCCAGGTGGATTTACAGTGTGGCAGTAGTATAAAGCCTCGAGCTGATGTGGCCTTTCATTTCAACCCTCGCTTCAAAAGGTCTGGCTGCATTGTTTGCAACACACTGGAGAGGGAAAAATGGGGCTGGGAAGAGATCACCTATGAGATGCCTTTTCAAAAAGGGAAGTCATTTGAGGTTGCCATCATGATTTTAAAGGATAAATTCCAG GTGACTGTAAACAAGAAGCACTTGCTGCTCTACAATCACAGAATTAGCCTTCAAAGAATAGATACTCTGGGAATATCTGGCAAAGTGCACATCAAAAGTATAGAGTTTGTTTCCAAT ggGGAAATGCCAGATGGTTCACAATTC GGAGTTCCTTACACTGGGAAACTTGATTCTGCACTTCGTCCGGGATGCACAATCGCTATTAAAggagaaatgaataaaaacccAAAGAG CTTTGCAATAAATCTGAAATCAAGTGAGTCGAAGGACATAGCACTACATCTGAATCCCCGAATGAAGAATAAAGTTTTTGTGAGAAACTCTTACCTTCGTGACAgctggggagaagaagaaagggaagttACCAATTTCCCTTTCAGTCCAGGGATGTACTTTGAG cTGATCATATTCTGTGATGCCCACCAGTTCAAAGTTGCTGTTAATGGTGTTCACATTCTGGAATACAAGCATCGCTTTAAACAACTGGAAAAGATCGACCTGCTGGAAGTCACAGGAGATGTTCAATTGTTAGATGTGAGGAGCTGGTAG